A genomic window from Streptomyces sp. NBC_00234 includes:
- a CDS encoding MFS transporter, with amino-acid sequence MTITTETGPPTGAARLGKLAMWAVLLLVLLADALDMIDATVTNIAAPTIADDIGGGDGLIKWLGASYALAMGVLLVIGGRLGDRYGQRRLFLIGMSGFTLASAACGLAGGSGVMISARILQGAFGALLIPQGMAIITRHFTPDMRRTSFNLFGPLLGIATIGGPVLAGFAIDADFAGLSWRPIFLVNLLLGTIGVVLAARILPRDNADPAVTVDGVGAGILALAMFGTMFGLIEGSESDWSILSIAALAVGVVFLLLFARRQRTAAAPLIAPSLFRNKGFTSGLLVGLMFFAVTNGLAFVISLFIQQALGASPGSAAVGMLPLTLGIIAGAGAGMALTKKLGRLLILAGMLVTLAGAGWLLALVVTSGTDVTLLALAPASVLAGIGMGACFGTLFDITIGNTDPAEAGSASGTLTAVQQLATALGSATVTTVYLHGGAPDHAMTLAIITVMTVTVICLPFLGLLPKTAPADSPTPGH; translated from the coding sequence ATGACCATCACCACGGAAACCGGGCCTCCGACAGGAGCGGCACGGCTCGGCAAGCTCGCGATGTGGGCCGTCCTGCTCCTGGTCCTGCTCGCCGACGCGCTCGACATGATCGACGCGACCGTCACCAACATCGCGGCGCCCACGATCGCGGACGACATCGGCGGCGGCGACGGCCTGATCAAATGGCTCGGCGCGTCCTACGCCCTGGCCATGGGCGTCCTGCTCGTCATCGGCGGACGCCTCGGCGACCGCTACGGACAGCGCCGCCTCTTCCTGATCGGCATGAGCGGCTTCACCCTCGCCTCAGCGGCCTGCGGACTGGCCGGCGGATCCGGCGTAATGATCTCCGCCCGGATCCTGCAGGGCGCCTTCGGCGCGCTCCTCATCCCCCAGGGCATGGCGATCATCACCCGCCACTTCACGCCCGACATGCGACGTACGTCGTTCAACCTGTTCGGGCCGCTGCTGGGCATCGCCACGATCGGTGGCCCGGTTCTGGCCGGGTTCGCCATCGACGCCGACTTCGCCGGGCTGTCCTGGCGGCCAATCTTCCTGGTCAACCTGCTCCTGGGCACCATCGGCGTCGTCCTGGCCGCCCGGATACTGCCCCGCGACAACGCCGACCCGGCCGTCACCGTGGACGGGGTCGGCGCGGGCATCCTCGCCCTGGCCATGTTCGGGACGATGTTCGGGTTGATCGAGGGCTCCGAGTCCGACTGGAGCATCCTCTCCATCGCGGCCCTGGCCGTCGGCGTGGTGTTCCTGCTGCTGTTCGCGCGCCGTCAGCGGACCGCCGCTGCGCCGCTCATCGCGCCCTCGCTGTTCCGCAACAAGGGCTTCACCTCAGGGCTGCTGGTCGGGCTGATGTTCTTCGCCGTCACCAACGGGCTGGCCTTCGTCATCTCCCTGTTCATCCAGCAGGCCCTGGGCGCCAGCCCCGGCAGCGCGGCCGTGGGCATGCTTCCGCTGACCCTCGGCATCATCGCCGGCGCCGGCGCGGGCATGGCCCTGACCAAGAAGCTGGGCCGCCTCCTCATCCTCGCGGGCATGCTGGTCACCCTCGCCGGCGCCGGCTGGCTCCTGGCCCTGGTGGTCACCAGCGGCACCGACGTCACCCTGCTCGCCCTGGCACCCGCCAGCGTCCTGGCCGGCATCGGCATGGGCGCCTGCTTCGGCACCCTCTTCGACATCACCATCGGCAACACCGACCCCGCCGAAGCAGGCAGTGCGAGCGGCACCCTCACCGCCGTCCAGCAACTCGCCACCGCGCTGGGCTCCGCCACCGTCACCACCGTCTACCTCCACGGCGGGGCCCCCGACCACGCCATGACCCTCGCCATCATCACCGTCATGACCGTCACCGTCATCTGCCTGCCCTTCCTCGGCCTCCTGCCCAAGACCGCACCCGCCGACAGCCCGACCCCCGGCCACTGA
- a CDS encoding VOC family protein: MASIKQFQVTFDCAEPERLARFWCEVLGYVVPAPPEGFATWDDFKDSQPAEQRDSWFACSDPSGVGPRLYFQRVPEGKAAKNRLHLDVRVGTGLVGEERLAALEAECARLVPLGAVHVRTLYDGNDACIPMQDIEGNEFCID; the protein is encoded by the coding sequence ATGGCATCGATCAAGCAGTTCCAAGTCACCTTTGACTGCGCAGAACCGGAGCGCCTCGCTCGTTTCTGGTGCGAGGTGTTGGGGTACGTCGTACCGGCGCCACCGGAGGGGTTTGCCACGTGGGACGACTTCAAGGACTCGCAGCCGGCTGAGCAGCGGGATTCCTGGTTCGCCTGCAGTGATCCCTCAGGTGTGGGCCCGCGACTGTACTTCCAGCGCGTCCCCGAGGGGAAGGCTGCCAAGAACCGGCTGCATCTTGACGTGCGGGTCGGCACCGGACTCGTGGGTGAAGAGCGTCTCGCCGCACTTGAGGCCGAATGCGCACGGCTGGTCCCGCTCGGCGCCGTGCACGTACGAACGCTGTATGACGGCAACGATGCGTGCATCCCGATGCAGGACATCGAGGGCAACGAGTTCTGTATCGACTGA
- a CDS encoding universal stress protein — protein sequence MGSTHVTPRKAVATVERPLVVGVDGSDASLTAADWAVDEAVRHGQPLRIVHASLWERYEGAVPTRTADRPSEQVFAENIVGAVAERALRRAPGLTVTTAVLAEDAPSALLDEGRQAASLVVGSRGRGALAGLLLGSVGLVVAARSHCPVVVVRGDRQALEARHERVLVGIGDHDVDAPAVRFAFREAAARHAELDVVRAWRPAPEPADHPLQSGGARQSFEERAFEALDKALESAVRDHPRVHLRTSVVEGPAHKVLVERSAAADLLVVGARRRDGVIGLELGRVAHRSLHHASCPVAVVPQHHQVPTDGDR from the coding sequence GTGGGATCGACCCACGTCACACCCCGGAAGGCGGTGGCCACTGTGGAGAGGCCCCTGGTGGTAGGAGTCGACGGTTCCGACGCCAGCCTCACGGCGGCGGACTGGGCCGTCGACGAAGCGGTACGGCACGGACAGCCGCTGCGCATCGTCCACGCCTCGCTGTGGGAACGGTACGAAGGTGCCGTGCCGACCCGGACCGCCGACCGGCCTTCGGAGCAGGTGTTCGCCGAGAACATCGTCGGCGCGGTCGCGGAACGGGCCCTGCGCCGTGCACCCGGGCTCACCGTCACGACAGCGGTCCTCGCCGAGGACGCGCCGAGTGCTCTGCTCGACGAGGGACGGCAGGCCGCGTCCCTCGTCGTCGGATCTCGGGGCCGGGGAGCGCTTGCCGGCCTTCTGCTGGGATCTGTCGGGCTCGTCGTCGCGGCCCGGTCCCACTGCCCGGTGGTCGTCGTACGCGGGGACCGGCAGGCCCTGGAAGCGCGCCACGAGCGGGTGCTGGTGGGAATCGGCGACCACGACGTCGACGCTCCGGCCGTGCGCTTCGCCTTTCGCGAAGCGGCGGCCCGGCATGCGGAACTGGACGTCGTCCGCGCCTGGCGACCGGCTCCCGAGCCTGCCGATCACCCGCTCCAGAGCGGTGGCGCGCGGCAGTCCTTCGAGGAGCGGGCGTTCGAAGCGCTCGACAAGGCGCTGGAGTCGGCCGTCCGTGACCACCCCCGGGTACACCTCCGCACGAGCGTGGTCGAAGGACCCGCGCACAAGGTCCTCGTGGAGCGATCGGCCGCCGCCGACCTGCTGGTGGTCGGGGCGAGACGGCGCGACGGCGTCATCGGTCTGGAACTGGGACGGGTCGCCCACCGCTCCCTGCATCACGCCTCCTGCCCGGTCGCCGTCGTGCCCCAGCACCACCAAGTGCCCACTGATGGAGACCGGTGA
- a CDS encoding PQQ-dependent sugar dehydrogenase, whose translation MHRRFTRPLAALACTLLAAAGALTVQQGPAEAAPAAAEEFQQVTLAKGVAETGEPMTLAVLPDRSVLHTSRDGTLRLTDAAGTTKVAGRLDVYSHDEEGLQGVGVDPGFTANRFVYLYYAPKLTTPAGDAPATGSAADFAPFDGVNRLSRFVLKADGTLDLASEKKVLDVPASRGLCCHVGGDIDFDAQGNLYLSTGDDSNPFASDGYTPIDERADRNPAYDAQRSAGNTNDLRGKVLRIKVNADATYSVPAGNLFAPGTARTRPEIYAMGFRNPFRMSVDKPTGTVYLGDYGPDAGTASASRGPAGQVEFNRITKAGNYGWPYCTGKNNAYVDYNFATSTSGAAFSCAAPKNTSPNNTGLTDLPAAQPAWIPYDGGSVPEFGSGSESPMAGPVYRYDAASTSAVKFPESYDGDFFAGEFGRKWIKRIEQGTDGAVQSINAFPWQGTQIMDMAFGPDGALYVLDYGTGYFNGDANSAVYRIENVSGGRSPLAKAAADRTSGKAPLTVQFSSAGTSDPDGDPLTYAWKFGDGATSTAANPSHTYTVNGSHTAELTVSDGTGRTATASVTITVGNTAPTVTLELPGDGAIIDPGAAVPFKVTVTDPEDGAIDCSKVTITFIVGHDSHGHPQTSATGCSGTVQTIADGEHDPNANIFGVWDAEYTDKGANGQPALTTHAQRISQGSQRQAEHYGGSAGVQVVDHAAAHGGKTVGHIENGDWISFTPYLLSNATKLTARVSSAGSGGTLEIRAGSPTGTLLGSTAVPVTGGWETFQNVTANLAGAPAGTTTLHLVFKGGSGSLFDLDDFTFTTTTTSQGGPIKGIGGKCVDVAGGASADGTQIQLWTCNQTAAQQWTAGADSTLRALGKCMDISGGGTADGTKVQLYGCNNTGAQKWVPQADGTLKNPVSGKCLDAAGASSADGTKLHLWTCNAAANQKWTLS comes from the coding sequence GTGCACAGGAGATTCACCCGACCTCTCGCGGCGCTCGCCTGCACCTTGCTCGCCGCCGCGGGCGCCCTCACCGTCCAGCAGGGACCGGCCGAAGCCGCACCTGCGGCGGCCGAAGAGTTCCAGCAGGTCACCCTCGCCAAGGGGGTGGCCGAGACAGGCGAGCCGATGACGCTCGCCGTCCTGCCGGACAGGTCCGTCCTGCACACCTCACGGGACGGCACCCTGCGTCTCACCGACGCCGCCGGTACCACCAAGGTCGCCGGCCGGCTCGACGTCTACTCGCACGACGAGGAAGGCCTCCAGGGCGTCGGCGTCGACCCGGGCTTCACCGCCAACCGGTTCGTCTACCTCTACTACGCCCCGAAGCTGACGACCCCCGCGGGCGACGCGCCCGCGACCGGTTCCGCGGCCGACTTCGCCCCCTTCGACGGCGTCAACCGCCTCTCACGGTTCGTCCTCAAGGCCGACGGCACGCTGGACCTCGCCTCCGAGAAGAAGGTCCTGGACGTCCCCGCCAGCCGCGGCCTGTGCTGCCACGTCGGCGGCGACATCGACTTCGACGCCCAGGGCAACCTCTACCTCTCCACCGGCGACGACAGCAATCCCTTCGCCTCCGACGGCTACACGCCCATCGACGAGCGGGCGGACCGCAACCCCGCCTACGACGCCCAGCGGTCGGCGGGCAACACCAACGACCTGCGCGGCAAGGTCCTGCGGATCAAGGTCAACGCGGACGCCACCTACTCCGTCCCGGCGGGCAACCTCTTCGCGCCGGGCACCGCGAGAACGCGTCCCGAGATCTACGCCATGGGCTTCCGCAACCCCTTCCGGATGAGCGTCGACAAGCCCACCGGCACCGTCTACCTCGGCGACTACGGCCCCGACGCAGGCACCGCGAGCGCCTCCCGGGGCCCTGCCGGACAGGTCGAGTTCAACCGGATCACCAAGGCCGGCAACTACGGCTGGCCCTACTGCACCGGCAAGAACAACGCCTACGTCGACTACAACTTCGCCACCTCGACCTCCGGCGCCGCCTTCTCCTGCGCCGCCCCGAAGAACACCTCGCCGAACAACACCGGGCTGACCGACCTGCCCGCCGCACAGCCCGCCTGGATCCCCTACGACGGCGGCTCGGTCCCCGAATTCGGCAGCGGCTCCGAGTCGCCCATGGCCGGACCCGTCTACCGCTACGACGCGGCGTCCACCTCCGCGGTGAAGTTCCCCGAGAGCTACGACGGCGACTTCTTCGCCGGCGAGTTCGGCCGCAAGTGGATCAAGCGCATCGAGCAGGGCACCGACGGAGCCGTCCAGTCGATCAACGCCTTCCCCTGGCAGGGCACCCAGATCATGGACATGGCCTTCGGCCCGGACGGCGCGCTCTACGTCCTCGACTACGGCACCGGCTACTTCAACGGCGACGCCAACAGCGCGGTCTACCGCATCGAGAACGTCAGCGGCGGCCGGTCCCCGCTGGCCAAGGCCGCGGCCGACCGCACCTCGGGCAAGGCCCCGCTCACCGTCCAGTTCTCCTCGGCCGGCACCTCCGACCCCGACGGCGACCCGCTCACCTACGCCTGGAAGTTCGGTGACGGCGCCACCTCGACCGCCGCCAACCCGTCGCACACGTACACCGTCAACGGCAGTCACACCGCCGAGCTGACCGTCTCCGACGGTACCGGCCGGACGGCCACCGCCTCGGTGACCATCACCGTCGGCAACACCGCGCCCACCGTCACCCTCGAACTGCCCGGCGACGGCGCCATCATCGATCCGGGCGCCGCCGTGCCCTTCAAGGTGACCGTCACCGACCCCGAGGACGGTGCGATCGACTGCTCCAAGGTCACGATCACGTTCATCGTGGGCCACGACAGCCACGGCCACCCGCAGACCTCCGCCACCGGATGCTCGGGCACCGTGCAGACCATCGCCGACGGCGAGCACGACCCCAACGCGAACATCTTCGGCGTCTGGGACGCCGAGTACACCGACAAGGGCGCCAACGGGCAGCCCGCGCTGACCACCCACGCTCAGCGCATCAGCCAGGGCAGCCAGCGCCAGGCCGAGCACTACGGCGGCTCCGCGGGTGTGCAGGTCGTGGACCACGCCGCCGCGCACGGCGGGAAGACCGTCGGCCACATCGAGAACGGCGACTGGATCTCCTTCACGCCCTACCTGCTCTCCAACGCCACCAAGCTGACGGCCCGCGTCTCCTCCGCGGGTTCGGGTGGCACGCTTGAGATACGGGCGGGGTCGCCCACCGGCACCCTGCTCGGATCGACGGCCGTCCCCGTCACAGGCGGCTGGGAGACGTTCCAGAACGTGACGGCGAACCTCGCCGGCGCACCCGCCGGGACCACCACCCTCCACCTGGTCTTCAAGGGCGGCAGCGGCTCTCTGTTCGACCTCGACGACTTCACCTTCACGACCACGACCACATCCCAGGGCGGGCCGATCAAGGGCATCGGCGGCAAGTGCGTCGACGTCGCGGGCGGCGCGAGCGCCGACGGCACCCAGATCCAGCTCTGGACGTGCAACCAGACGGCCGCCCAGCAGTGGACGGCCGGCGCCGACAGCACGCTGCGCGCGCTGGGCAAGTGCATGGACATCAGCGGCGGCGGCACCGCCGACGGCACCAAGGTGCAGCTCTACGGCTGCAACAACACCGGCGCCCAGAAGTGGGTGCCCCAGGCCGACGGCACGCTGAAGAACCCGGTGTCCGGCAAGTGCCTGGACGCGGCCGGGGCCTCCTCCGCCGACGGCACCAAGCTGCACCTGTGGACCTGCAACGCCGCGGCCAACCAGAAGTGGACCCTGTCATGA
- a CDS encoding TetR/AcrR family transcriptional regulator, producing MATTGAAPGRRERKKAATRKALADAALELFLEHGYEKVTIAQIAEAADTATTTLFAHFPAGKEALILDDSGEREAALVNAVRNRPEGSSALDALHAFFAGRAPFADERDLPERYRRASKLIMDTPALWAYARQVWVACQEPLARLLAEAAGQSEPDESHRLLARYVLETPDLASSRPDRKAALAEAFRRLHLGWPEL from the coding sequence ATGGCGACCACTGGAGCCGCGCCTGGCAGGCGCGAACGCAAGAAGGCGGCAACCCGCAAGGCCCTGGCCGACGCGGCCCTGGAGCTCTTCCTGGAGCACGGCTACGAGAAAGTGACGATCGCTCAGATCGCCGAGGCCGCGGACACCGCGACCACGACCCTGTTCGCGCACTTCCCGGCGGGCAAGGAAGCCCTGATCCTCGACGACAGCGGGGAGCGGGAAGCGGCCCTGGTCAACGCAGTCCGCAACCGGCCCGAAGGCAGCTCGGCCCTGGACGCCCTGCACGCCTTCTTCGCCGGCCGGGCCCCCTTCGCCGACGAACGCGACCTGCCCGAGCGCTACCGGCGCGCGTCAAAACTGATCATGGACACTCCCGCGCTGTGGGCCTACGCACGTCAGGTCTGGGTGGCCTGTCAGGAGCCGCTCGCCCGCCTGCTCGCGGAGGCCGCCGGCCAGAGCGAGCCCGACGAATCCCACCGCCTCCTGGCCCGCTACGTGCTGGAGACCCCCGACCTGGCATCGAGCCGCCCCGACCGCAAGGCCGCCCTCGCCGAGGCGTTCCGCCGCCTCCACCTGGGCTGGCCCGAACTCTGA
- a CDS encoding lamin tail domain-containing protein — translation MAAQPAAAADPAGYPNIRINEVTSSNNDTVELYNAGSTAVSISGWKMSDDSFSQQSFSPSSSTIPAGGFVTFNSPKGLGDADKLVLHTSSGTVVDRVEWATAKAKPAMARCGGDGTGTWVTATSASTFGASNASGCPSSVPAASRVRINEVTSDGSDTVELYNGGTSAVSVGAWKYVDSDTSHSPVSISSSSPSATSIPAGGYATFNSTIGLGDNDSVFLVDSSGTTIDSVSWATDGAKPSDERCANGSGWFRTATTATLGSANSCSGGTGGGGTQPGQLLGGGGSLTSGCAPEAPSGTGSTPAGTPAWPGGLDVTIADNVCAFTTSTGAEGRDLSGLAFDPANPSVLWAAKNKNWLYKLVKSNGKWIPDATWSATGKQIRFAGGSGEPDSEGLTVGANGHVYVTSERDNTKNTAPKDTVLAFDPSASGSTLTPVHQWDMTSQFPQLDTGSKDDANLGFEGVGYVPDSWLTANGWVDPLTGAAYNPANYPLHGSGLFFAGLEWDGSLHVYGLNSDGTFTTFGPIATGKASVMDVTFDAGTQRLVATCDNTCGETHTFMKVDASGAIVPDVTYTNPAVMPTDNLEGFALAPASTCVNGSREAVWSEDGIYGFGSGSSSYGHALYSGTFPC, via the coding sequence GTGGCCGCTCAGCCTGCGGCTGCCGCGGACCCCGCCGGTTACCCGAACATCCGCATCAACGAAGTCACGTCGTCGAACAACGACACGGTGGAGCTGTACAACGCCGGCTCGACCGCAGTGAGCATCAGCGGCTGGAAGATGTCCGATGACAGCTTCTCGCAGCAGTCGTTCAGCCCGTCCTCCAGCACGATCCCGGCCGGCGGCTTCGTCACCTTCAACTCGCCCAAGGGGCTCGGTGATGCGGACAAGCTGGTGCTCCACACCTCCAGCGGCACGGTGGTCGACCGCGTCGAGTGGGCGACCGCCAAGGCGAAGCCGGCGATGGCGCGTTGCGGCGGCGACGGCACCGGTACGTGGGTGACCGCGACCTCGGCGTCCACGTTCGGCGCCTCGAACGCCTCGGGCTGCCCGTCGTCGGTCCCTGCGGCGAGCCGGGTACGGATCAACGAGGTCACCTCGGACGGCTCCGACACCGTGGAGCTGTACAACGGCGGAACGAGCGCGGTCAGCGTCGGGGCGTGGAAGTACGTCGACAGCGACACCTCCCATTCTCCGGTGTCGATCTCGTCCTCCTCGCCGAGCGCGACCAGCATCCCCGCGGGTGGCTACGCCACGTTCAACTCCACCATCGGACTGGGTGACAACGACTCGGTCTTCCTCGTCGACAGCAGCGGCACCACCATCGACTCGGTGAGCTGGGCGACCGACGGCGCCAAGCCGTCGGACGAGCGCTGCGCCAACGGCAGCGGCTGGTTCCGGACCGCCACGACCGCGACGCTCGGCAGCGCGAACTCCTGCTCGGGCGGCACCGGCGGTGGCGGCACCCAGCCCGGCCAACTGCTGGGCGGCGGCGGCTCACTCACCAGCGGCTGCGCCCCCGAGGCGCCCAGCGGCACGGGTTCCACCCCGGCGGGCACGCCGGCGTGGCCGGGCGGGCTGGACGTCACGATCGCGGACAACGTCTGCGCGTTCACCACGTCCACCGGCGCGGAAGGCCGGGACCTGAGCGGCCTGGCGTTCGACCCGGCGAACCCGTCGGTGCTGTGGGCCGCCAAGAACAAGAACTGGCTGTACAAGCTGGTCAAGAGCAACGGCAAGTGGATCCCGGACGCGACCTGGAGCGCGACCGGCAAGCAGATCCGCTTCGCGGGAGGCTCGGGCGAGCCGGACTCCGAGGGTCTGACGGTCGGCGCCAACGGCCACGTCTACGTGACCTCCGAGCGCGACAACACCAAGAACACGGCGCCCAAGGACACGGTCCTGGCGTTCGACCCGTCGGCGTCCGGATCGACGCTGACGCCGGTTCACCAGTGGGACATGACCTCGCAGTTTCCGCAGCTCGACACCGGCAGCAAGGACGACGCCAACCTCGGTTTCGAGGGTGTCGGGTACGTGCCGGACAGCTGGCTGACCGCGAACGGCTGGGTCGACCCGCTCACCGGCGCCGCCTACAACCCGGCGAACTACCCGCTGCACGGGTCGGGCCTGTTCTTCGCCGGCCTGGAGTGGGACGGCTCGCTGCACGTCTACGGTCTGAACTCCGACGGCACGTTCACCACCTTCGGCCCGATCGCGACCGGCAAGGCATCCGTGATGGACGTGACCTTCGACGCGGGCACCCAGCGTCTCGTCGCGACCTGCGACAACACCTGCGGTGAGACACACACGTTCATGAAGGTCGACGCCTCCGGTGCGATCGTGCCGGACGTGACCTACACGAACCCGGCCGTCATGCCGACCGACAACCTGGAGGGCTTCGCGCTCGCGCCGGCCTCGACCTGCGTCAACGGCTCGCGCGAAGCGGTCTGGAGCGAGGACGGCATCTACGGCTTCGGCTCGGGAAGCTCCTCCTACGGACACGCCCTCTACAGCGGCACCTTCCCCTGCTGA
- a CDS encoding fasciclin domain-containing protein has protein sequence MTGNRFRGVALAGAGALLVPLALVAAAPMAQAGPVAEPFGPACSTLPASGEGSASGMADDPVATAASNNPELSTLVTAVKKAGLVDTLNNAENITVFAPTNDAFEKIPKADLDKILNDKDQLTDLLTYHVVDEKVTIDQLPDGSFKTLQGGELTTSGSGDSFKVNDSATIVCGDITTKNATVQLIDTVLMPKS, from the coding sequence ATGACCGGCAACCGCTTCAGGGGTGTTGCCCTCGCCGGAGCGGGCGCACTTCTCGTTCCCCTTGCGCTCGTCGCAGCGGCCCCCATGGCGCAGGCAGGCCCGGTGGCCGAACCGTTCGGCCCCGCCTGCTCCACACTCCCTGCCAGCGGCGAGGGGAGCGCCTCAGGCATGGCCGATGACCCCGTCGCCACTGCGGCGTCCAACAACCCCGAACTGTCCACGCTGGTCACCGCTGTCAAGAAGGCCGGTCTGGTCGACACGCTGAACAACGCCGAGAACATCACCGTCTTCGCACCCACGAACGATGCTTTCGAAAAGATCCCGAAGGCTGATCTCGACAAGATCCTCAACGACAAGGACCAGTTGACGGACCTCCTCACCTACCACGTGGTGGATGAGAAGGTGACCATCGACCAGCTTCCCGACGGCTCGTTCAAGACCCTCCAGGGCGGGGAGCTGACGACGTCCGGTTCCGGGGATTCCTTCAAGGTGAACGACTCCGCGACCATCGTCTGCGGTGACATCACCACGAAGAACGCAACGGTCCAGCTCATCGACACCGTCCTGATGCCCAAGTCCTGA
- a CDS encoding aminoglycoside phosphotransferase — protein MGDAVLKPAGDRADVEWTARLMDGLQGGRGFRVPRYLRSARGGFVVEGWAATRFLTGEPGPVGRWDSLLAAGRAFHEALRDVPRPDRLDVHQHPWAVADRVAWGEATAEVPVQIHGLLTRLHALREPVDAPAQLIHGDLTGNVLFAPRHAPAIIDFSPYWRPVAYADAIVVADGLLYYRAGHHLVDSALPGAEGAQMLLRALIFRLVALGVLVGRSGALDDAELIRFTRVSQFVEERVKG, from the coding sequence GTGGGCGACGCGGTGCTGAAGCCGGCCGGTGACCGTGCCGACGTGGAGTGGACCGCGAGGCTGATGGATGGTCTGCAGGGTGGGCGCGGCTTCCGTGTCCCGCGTTATCTGCGTTCCGCACGTGGCGGATTCGTCGTCGAGGGGTGGGCGGCGACCCGATTCCTGACGGGCGAACCGGGGCCCGTCGGCCGATGGGATTCCCTGTTGGCTGCCGGGAGAGCCTTTCACGAGGCTCTGCGGGACGTACCGCGGCCTGATCGACTGGACGTGCACCAGCATCCGTGGGCGGTGGCCGATCGAGTCGCCTGGGGCGAAGCAACCGCGGAAGTACCGGTGCAGATCCATGGGTTGCTCACCAGGCTGCACGCACTCCGCGAGCCCGTGGACGCGCCTGCGCAGCTCATTCACGGCGACCTGACGGGGAACGTTCTGTTCGCGCCTCGTCATGCCCCCGCGATCATCGACTTCTCGCCGTACTGGCGACCGGTCGCCTATGCGGACGCGATCGTGGTGGCCGATGGTCTGCTCTATTACCGAGCTGGACACCACCTGGTGGACTCGGCGCTCCCCGGCGCCGAGGGGGCTCAGATGCTCTTGCGGGCGCTGATCTTCCGCCTTGTCGCACTGGGTGTGCTGGTGGGGCGCAGCGGTGCGCTGGATGACGCCGAGTTGATCAGGTTCACTCGCGTGTCCCAGTTCGTCGAAGAGCGCGTCAAGGGATAG
- a CDS encoding SDR family NAD(P)-dependent oxidoreductase, which yields MQGAPVAWNVHTPPRADGTTVLVTGGNAGIGYFIAEQLATAGATVIIGSRSPAKAAAAVEAITARVSGSHVQHIPLDLADLASLSASVSQLDTDALDAVVLNAGIALDEPPRKQNRRGHELMFATNHLGHFALVHWLAPWLEAAPAARIVTMGSFAARSERLDLDDLQSVRDYDPKRTYGRSKLAQMTFAFELDRQLRAAGSTCMSVIAHPGGALDALTPPRPGIHQRSGPRQLLALPAKVLLQGKDAGAWPAVRATLDPDVQGGQLWGPSRLGLSGKPHLETPHPHMTDQPTGQALWAASTQLTRVDPFTH from the coding sequence CTGCAAGGAGCCCCCGTGGCCTGGAACGTTCACACGCCCCCGCGCGCCGACGGCACCACCGTGCTGGTGACCGGCGGCAACGCCGGCATCGGCTACTTCATCGCCGAGCAGCTCGCCACCGCCGGAGCAACCGTCATCATCGGCAGCCGCAGCCCGGCGAAAGCCGCCGCCGCCGTGGAAGCCATCACCGCCCGCGTCAGCGGGTCCCATGTGCAGCACATACCCCTGGACCTGGCCGACCTCGCCTCCCTGAGCGCGTCCGTCAGCCAGCTGGACACCGACGCCTTGGACGCTGTCGTCCTCAACGCGGGCATCGCACTGGACGAACCGCCCCGCAAGCAGAACCGCCGCGGCCACGAACTCATGTTCGCCACCAACCACCTCGGCCACTTCGCCCTGGTGCACTGGCTGGCCCCTTGGCTGGAGGCGGCTCCGGCAGCCCGGATCGTCACCATGGGCAGCTTCGCCGCCCGCTCCGAGCGCCTCGACCTCGACGACCTGCAGTCCGTACGCGACTACGACCCCAAGCGCACCTACGGCCGCTCCAAACTCGCCCAGATGACCTTCGCCTTCGAACTCGACCGCCAGCTGCGCGCCGCGGGCAGCACCTGCATGAGCGTGATCGCCCACCCCGGCGGCGCCTTGGACGCCCTCACCCCGCCCCGCCCCGGCATCCACCAGCGCTCCGGACCCCGACAACTCCTGGCCCTCCCCGCGAAAGTCCTTCTCCAGGGCAAGGACGCCGGCGCCTGGCCCGCCGTCCGAGCCACCCTCGACCCAGACGTCCAAGGCGGCCAGCTGTGGGGCCCCAGCAGGCTCGGCCTCAGCGGCAAACCCCACCTCGAAACACCCCACCCCCACATGACCGACCAGCCCACCGGCCAAGCCCTCTGGGCAGCGAGCACCCAACTGACCCGCGTGGACCCCTTCACACACTGA